A single window of Aspergillus oryzae RIB40 DNA, chromosome 8 DNA harbors:
- a CDS encoding serine hydrolase domain-containing protein (beta-lactamase class C and other penicillin binding proteins), whose translation MSELNPTNIEALKRRMQSVCSDPDKGLPGVSVAVVGRDGKQLFSHAAGKRGHGSSELMSVDSVFWIASCTKMITGIACMQLVEQGRLSLDDAGQIHRICPEFDDLRVLQEDGTLVEKNKGITLRMLLTHTSGFGYTFYNEKLRDYARPAGFDEFSGYAEEFNQPLVHQPGEAWEYGIGIDWAGVVLERVTGQSLNDYFHQHIFEPIGLKHISMLPTEEMKANLAYMHQRAADGQISVRDHLLRRALTVKSESDIKSYFNSGGAGCFSTAQDYSQILAILLNGTSPTTGKQLLKKETVDEMFRNQIENLPPLAEKYFPDAKAEFVQSGLGLHPTVEGDRQGWGLTFLLSGGSTGRSIGTAQWSGVANLRWWCDREKGVAGFICSQVLPYGDEQLFQLSQDVETEVYKGLAL comes from the exons ATGAGCGAGCTTAATCCAACAAATATCGAGGCGCTCAAGCGCCGGATGCAATCCGTGTGCAGCGATCCCGACAAGGGCCTTCCCGGGGTTTCCGTCGCTGTAGTTGGACGGGACGGCAAGCAACTGTTCAGCCATGCTGCGGGGAAACGGGGCCATGGAAGCTCTGAGCTCATGTCTGTGGACTCGGTATTTTGGATTGCGTCGTGCACAAAGATGATTACTGGTATTGCGTGCATGCAGTTAGTTGAGCAGGGAAGGCTTTCTTTGGATGATGCTGGTCAAATTCATCGAATTTGCCCTGAGTTTGATGATCTTCGGGTGCTCCAGGAAGATGGCACCTTggtggagaagaataagGGGATTACTTTGAGGATGCTCTTGACTCATACTT CTGGATTCGGTTATACGTTTTATAATGAGAAACTGCGTGATTACGCCCGACCCGCTGGTTTCGATGAATTCTCTGGATATGCTGAGGAATTCAACCAGCCGCTGGTTCACCAGCCAGGGGAAGCTTGGGAGTATGGC ATTGGCATTGACTGGGCAGGTGTTGTGCTTGAGCGTGTCACAGGACAATCGTTGAATGACTATTTCCATCAACACATCTTCGAGCCCATCGGTCTCAAGCATATTTCAATGCTCCCCActgaagaaatgaaggcgAACCTCGCGTACATGCACCAGCGAGCGGCTGATGGCCAGATCTCTGTCCGCGATCACCTGCTGCGGCGTGCATTGACCGTGAAGAGTGAGAGTGACATCAAGTCCTACTTCAACAGTGGTGGAGCCGGATGTTTTTCTACTGCACAGGACTACTCCC AAATCCTAGCCATTCTGTTGAACGGAACCTCGCCGACAACAGGCAAAcagctgctcaagaaggAGACCGTAGACGAGATGTTCCGGAACCAAATCGAGAACCTGCCTCCTCTCGCTGAAAAGTATTTCCCCGACGCGAAAGCAGAATTCGTACAGTCTGGTCTCGGCCTTCACCCAACTGTGGAGGGAGATCGACAGGGCTGGGGACTCACCTTCCTGCTTAGTGGAGGTTCCACAGGGCGATCCATTGGGACTGCACAGTGGTCAGGCGTAGCGAAccttcggtggtggtgcgaCCGCGAAAAAGGCGTTGCAGGCTTTATTTGCTCGCAGGTATTGCCGTACGGCGATGAACAGTTGTTCCAATTGTCGCAAGATGTCGAGACGGAGGTTTATAAGGGTCTTGCTTTGTAG
- a CDS encoding uncharacterized protein (predicted protein) has product MGSTNFDQRLMCRVVDELAESKPEQLFCVQPISSDLSQGWRNVSMRDLAGAVDYTARWIEMAMGKGFDFQPLAYIGANDIRYVVFYLACMKTGYAALLPSTRNSIVATSHVLGATECSKVVYSAERHKIAEEIGDSVQNVRLYEIPSLWEVFGAPAEPYAFDANFYDLQNKPCIIIHSSGTTGLPKPVYLTNGFFSVIDNFPRTPTPPGRLNKSITSVAQGRRLFSMAPMFHLMGLVILSGAIFHNTPVVLSPERPMTPGLLSQILETARPEVAMLTPSVIQELSAFQEGLEGLQKFKAIVFGGAPLSPEVGNKLNEKVALHSIIGSSEAGFMGALICTHSEDWEYFEWNPYSGIHMESVDDGVFEAVIRKDEHHEFLCIFHTYPDITAYRTKDLFTPHPTRPGLWKYHGRLDDVIVLSNGEKFNPTDMENIVESHPLVSKAIIIGQGRFQASLLIQPNWGQWSEDQDKADFIDRIWPTVERANGIAPGHARVLRTKVALAKQDTPFALTPKGSVQRRQISEDYETEINALYAGEDEECTDDLPQSTDLEDIKQYIHTVVSQLLSVERISDTSDIFSLGMDSLQTLQLSKILQTAVRHLSADKNSEPITSQKLYAYPTLDQLSQYVYRLLKGETMEEKAEDEEATRPGRIEGLINKYTNDLSQRAITSFNRSTKNAVILTGSTGSLGNYILNELLSDREIPMIYCLNRAEDARQKQIASFKEKGFTIPHDFDERVEFIHAQFGALNLGLSIDKYNELTKSVDLIIHNAWKVNFNHKVEAFEDPHIRGIRSLVDFSLRSAHSAHIHFISSISTVSAWGPQHGPSVPEISLDDPDVALRQGYGESKFVGERICAIASSIAGVPSSIHRVGQIAGPTTEKGLWNRQEWLPSLVATSKTLGKLPNTLGTMPVDWIPIDIMAKIVVDITNSRRATEDLTRTAAFHLVNPRSSSWESLIPAIKKHYKAEVVDMHDWMATLEAFRNPTDGDLQDKPALKIIDFYKGLASNHGTFTSVMETVKTQEASQAMCDLGPIDGAIMENWIKQWQF; this is encoded by the exons ATGGGCTCCACAAACTTCGACCAGCGACTCATGTGCCGCGTTGTCGATGAGTTGGCTGAAAGTAAACCGGAACAACTCTTCTGCGTGCAACCCATTTCCTCCGATTTATCCCAAGGTTGGCGCAATGTATCCATGAGGGATCTCGCCGGCGCCGTGGATTACACCGCCCGATGGATTGAGATGGCGATGGGAAAGGGCTTTGACTTCCAGCCGCTAGCTTATATTGGAGCCAATGACATCCGCTATGTGGTTTTCTATTTGGCTTGCATGAAGACTGGCTATGCG GCGTTGTTGCCTTCTACAAGAAATTCAATCGTGGCCACATCGCATGTTCTTGGCGCCACCGAATGTTCAAAGGTTGTTTACAGTGCTGAGAGACACAAAATTGCGGAAGAAATAGGGGATAGTGTACAAAACGTCCGATTGTACGAGATACCCAGCCTCTGGGAAGTATTCGGTGCCCCGGCTGAACCTTACGCTTTCGATGCAAATTTCTATGATTTGCAAAATAAACCATGCATTATCATCCATAGTTCGGGGACCACCG GTCTCCCTAAGCCGGTGTATCTGACAAACGGATTCTTCAGCGTCATTGACAATTTTCCCAGGACGCCAACTCCACCGGGCAGACTGAACAAATCAATCACCTCAGTAGCGCAAGGCAGACGTCTTTTCAGCATGGCTCCGATGTTCCATTTAATGGGGCTTGTAATTCTCTCGGGAGCCATCTTTCACAATACGCCCGTCGTTTTGAGCCCCGAAAGACCGATGACCCCGGGACTCCTTAGTCAAATTCTAGAGACTGCCCGTCCGGAAGTAGCTATGCTCACACCATCCGTCATACAAGAGTTGTCCGCTTTTCAAGAAGGCTTAGAGGGGTTACAAAAGTTCAAAGCAATAGTCTTCGGTGGAGCACCGCTTTCACCGGAGGTGGGCAACAAGCTAAATGAAAAAGTGGCTCTCCACTCAATCATTGGGTCCAGTGAAGCTGGGTTCATGGGAGCATTGATTTGCACGCATAGTGAAGATTGGGAATACTTTGAGTGGAACCCATACAGTGGTATACACATGGAGTCGGTTGATGATGGAGTATTTGAGGCTGTCATACGGAAGGACGAACATCACGAGTTCCTCTGTATATTCCATACCTATCCTGATATTACTGCATATCGAACAAAGGATTTGTTCACGCCACATCCAACCAGGCCAGGACTGTGGAAATATCACGGTCGGCTTGACGACGTTATTGTGCTCAGCAATGGTGAGAAATTTAACCCTACCGACATGGAGAATATCGTGGAGAGTCATCCCTTGGTTTCAAAAGCCATTATTATTGGTCAAGGGCGATTCCAGGCTTCATTGCTCATACAGCCAAACTGGGGCCAGTGGAGTGAGGATCAAGACAAGGCGGACTTTATCGACAGAATATGGCCTACAGTTGAGAGAGCAAATGGCATTGCTCCTGGTCATGCCCGTGTCTTGCGTACAAAAGTTGCCCTCGCTAAGCAGGATACACCATTCGCGCTAACTCCCAAGGGTTCAGTCCAGAGAAGACAGATATCTGAAGACTACGAGACTGAAATTAACGCTTTATACGccggtgaagatgaggagtGCACTGATGATTTACCACAGAGCACAGATCTTGAGGATATCAAGCAATACATCCACACAGTAGTGTCGCAGCTACTTTCTGTCGAGCGAATCAGTGATACTAGCGACATATTTTCACTGGGCATGGATTCACTCCAAACCTTGCAATTGAGCAAAATCCTGCAAACCGCTGTCCGGCACCTTTCTGCTGATAAGAACTCTGAGCCGATCACAAGCCAGAAGCTTTACGCTTATCCGACTCTTGATCAACTGTCACAATATGTTTATCGGCTGTTAAAGGGCGAGActatggaagaaaaagcggaggatgaggaagctaCCAGACCCGGGAGAATTGAAGGGTTAATCAATAAGTACACCAACGACTTATCGCAGAGAGCAATCACGAGCTTCAACAGGTCAACCAAAAACGCAGTTATTCTGACCGGCTCTACTGGATCATTGGGCAACTATATCCTGAATGAGTTACTCAGTGATCGCGAGATCCCTATGATCTACTGTCTCAATCGGGCGGAAGATGCAAGACAAAAGCAGATTGCCAGCTTCAAGGAAAAAGGGTTTACAATTCCGCACGACTTCGATGAACGGGTCGAGTTCATCCATGCCCAGTTTGGAGCTCTAAACCTTGGCTTGTCCATTGACAAATACAACGAACTCACAAAGTCCGTGGATCTAATCATCCACAATGCATGGAAGGTCAATTTCAACCACAAGGTTGAGGCATTCGAGGATCCTCATATCCGAGGTATACGTAGCCTGGTGGACTTCAGTCTACGCAGTGCCCATTCGGCACATAtccacttcatctcctcGATTTCTACCGTGAGTGCATGGGGTCCTCAGCACGGTCCATCCGTTCCTGAAATCTCTCTGGATGATCCTGATGTCGCCTTGCGCCAAGGGTATGGAGAATCTAAGTTTGTCGGCGAGCGTATCTGTGCTATCGCGTCGTCTATTGCAGGGGTACCGAGCAGTATCCATCGAGTGGGACAAATCGCTGGTCCAACGACGGAAAAGGGGCTGTGGAATCGACAGGAATGGCTACCTTCTCTGGTTGCGACATCCAAGACGCTCGGAAAACTTCCGAATACCCTTGGTACCATGCCGGTTGATTGGATTCCTATA GATATTATGGCCAAAATCGTGGTCGATATCACCAATTCCCGACGCGCCACCGAGGATCTCACCAGAACGGCCGCTTTCCACCTCGTCAACCCTCGATCGTCAAGCTGGGAATCACTTATCCCGGCCATCAAAAAGCATTATAAAGCAGAGGTTGTCGATATGCATGATTGGATGGCCACCTTGGAGGCTTTCAGGAATCCAACGGATGGCGATTTGCAAGACAAACCGGCACTCAAGATCATAGATTTCTATAAGGGACTGGCCAGCAACCATGGTACCTTTACCAGTGTGATGGAGACCGTGAAGACTCAAGAAGCTAGCCAGGCAATGTGTGATCTCGGGCCAATCGACGGGGCTATCATGGAGAATTGGATTAAGCAATGGCAATTTTAA
- a CDS encoding SDR family oxidoreductase (flavonol reductase/cinnamoyl-CoA reductase) yields MTITHSKTILVTGASGFLATHIVKAFLQQGYYVRGTVRSDQAAANVRKGFSQYSDRLSFAVVEDISQPGAFNEAVEGVDGIIHTASPFQTSVRDNKRDLLWPAINGTTSILQAAQEYAPRVSRVVITSSMAAVIDVGKGPQPGYPYTEEDWNPMTFEQAENAHGIVAYAASKALAEKAAWRYMETNTPDFSLTTICPPMIYGPVEHHVSTMERLNTSAGDIYRLFNGSSIEIPSAILPVFADVRDVAQAHLSAFESEKGAGERFIVSSGGYTYQEVCDILRSVVPEVRDKVPIGQPGKHESAVIKVSNNKVKTLLGITVHTLQETVKDTAYSLLALEKAFKA; encoded by the exons ATGACTATCACACACAGCAAGACTATCCTCGTCACCGGGGCTTCAGGTTTCCTCGCAACTCATATTGTGAAGGCCTTTCTTCAACAAGGTTACTATGTCCGCGGGACCGTTCGATCCGACCAGGCCGCAGCAAACGTACGCAAGGGCTTTTCGCAGTACAGTGATCGGCTGTCAtttgctgttgttgaggaTATATCACAACCCGGGGCATTCAATGAAGCCGTGGAAGGGGTCGATGGT ATAATTCATACCGCTTCTCCATTCCAGACTTCAGTCCGGGACAATAAACGAGACCTCCTGTGGCCCGCTATTAACGGCACTACATCTATTCTTCAGGCAGCCCAGGAGTATGCACCGCGAGTTAGCCGTGTCGTGATAACATCTTCAATGGCTGCCGTGATAGACGTCGGAAAAGGCCCGCAACCTGGCTATCCATATACCGAGGAAGATTGGAATCCTATGACATTCGAACAGGCTGAAAACGCCCATGGCATAGTCGCATACGCTGCTTCCAAGGCACTTGCGGAGAAAGCCGCTTGGCGATATATGGAAACGAATACGCCTGACTTTAGTCTTACCACAATTTGCCCACCCATGATCTATGGCCCCGTGGAGCATCACGTTTCTACCATGGAGAGATTGAATACAAGTGCGGGTGATATCTACAGGTTGTTCAATGGTAGTAGCATTGAGATACCGTCGGCAATTTTGCCGGTCTTTGCGGACGTTCGTGACGTTGCTCAAGCCCACCTCTCTGCATTTGAATCGGAGAAAGGGGCAGGAGAGCGCTTTATTGTTAGTTCGGGAGGCTACACCTATCAAGAAGTCTGCGATATCCTTCGGTCAGTCGTCCCCGAGGTCAGGGATAAAGTCCCTATTGGTCAGCCCGGGAAACACGAATCGGCGGTCATAAAGGTCTCTAATAACAAGGTCAAGACCCTTCTGGGAATTACTGTCCACACGCTACAGGAGACTGTAAAGGACACTGCATATAGCTTGCTGGCTCTGGAAAAAGCATTTAAGGCATAA
- a CDS encoding fungal specific transcription factor domain-containing protein (predicted protein), with protein sequence MGCQLGPLRDSINDSLSSKESFPNKYFSNGRLPVFTALPPQREAVEVLNTFFTYTTDIFPLFHPNTFTELLNNSYERRRPRDPSWWAGLNITLAIGYRYRSMHQPSQSGARTKSNVYYKNAMAAVPELLLRKPDLMAVQALMGINLLTIAMRSCAQFGIHGTCAIPRSTCREQDQPTFILSLGYMMEEL encoded by the exons ATGGGTTGTCAACTCGGACCCCTTCGAGACAGTATCAATGACTCCCTGTCTTCAAAAGAAAGCTTTCCGAACAAGTATTTTAGTAACGGTCGACTGCCAGTATTCACCGCACTACCTCCACAACGAGAGGCTGTTGAAGTCCTAAACACGTTCTTCACCTATACGACAGACATATTTCCGCTATTCCATCCTAATACTTTCACAGAGCTTCTGAATAACAGCTATGAGCGAAGGCGACCGCGCGATCCATCGTGGTGGGCTGGCCTTAACATAACATTGGCAATTGGCTATCGCTACCGATCCATGCATCAACCTAGCCAGAGTGGCGCTAGAACCAAGTCGAATGTGTACTACAAGAATGCAATGGCCGCTGTGCCAGAGCTTCTATTACGCAAGCCCGATCTTATGGCCGTTCAAGCACTAATGGGCATC AACCTGTTGACTATCGCAATGCGCTCATGTGCCCAGTTTGGAATCCATGGTACCTGCGCAATCCCACGATCTACATGTAGAGAACAGGACCAACCAACGTTCATTCTGTCTCTTGGTTACATGATGGAAGAGCTGTAG
- a CDS encoding uncharacterized protein (predicted protein) translates to MLSLALNPQNLLPTFFHYRFFVSPPLTSSHVHPHHQTTLSPKLSLSPSSSSNPQQWPVSSKSATNPKFGPVPISADTLGEFYLNELTAIEEQYHKLPEVVILDAKFKTSSGDVRVELPMAFRGPMLFN, encoded by the exons ATGTTGTCCCTAGCTCTTAACCCGCAGAATCTCCTACCAACTTTCTTCCATTATCGCTTCTTTGTATCTCCTCCCCTCACTTCTTCCCACGTccaccctcatcatcaaacGACCCTGTCCCCTAAACTCAgtctctctccatcatcatcttcgaatCCTCAACAATGGCCAGTATCATCAAAGAGCGCGAC AAACCCGAAGTTCGGTCCAGTTCCCATCTCCGCAGATACCCTTGGCGAATTCTATCTCAACGAACTTACTGCGATTGAAGAACAGTACCACAAGCTCCCCGAAGTAGTTATACTGGATGCTAAGTTCAAAACAAGCTCAGGCGACGTCCGCGTCGAGCTCCCTATGGCTTTCAGAGGCCCTATGCTATTTAACTGA
- a CDS encoding uncharacterized protein (predicted protein): protein MRSSLVLGVSRLILLVPLLSSTASAADNRTCYMVDEKTVAVDDVPCSTKETTHCCNKNDICMSNGLCWVQSTGDMVLSRGSCTDINWGGDCVAARPCARANPTSGYPVVNADIANHQFCCGSVVSSSSSDGIKCSGDGPFPVPTGTVIPGVAALASVASTSSPSSSATHPAGNSNDTSSGNDTSSEKPEKSDDQSTKLAIGLGLGLPLGIIAGSALMWGAWERKKSVSARREMDQLKATMSYQYAPVPQMQAAPPVEMGHNEYRVAELPPGGYNK from the exons ATGAGATCGTCGTTGGTTCTCGGCGTTTCTCGCCTAATACTCCTCGTCCCATTATTATCCAGCACAGCGTCAGCAGCGGATAACCGAACGTGTTATATGGTCGACGAAAAGACAGTCGCCGTCGACGACGTTCCCTGCAGCACAAAGGAGACGACTCACTGCTGTAACAAAAATGACATCTGCATGTCAAACGGTCTTTGTTGGGTCCAAAGCACCGGCGATATGGTTCTATCACGAGGCAGTTGCACCGACATAAACTGGGGTGGCGATTGCGTGGCTGCAAGACCATGTG CCCGCGCAAATCCGACATCCGGATACCCCGTTGTCAACGCCGATATCGCCAACCACCAGTTTTGCTGCGGCTCTGTCGTaagctcctcctcgtcggacGGAATCAAGTGCTCGGGTGATGGACCGTTCCCTGTCCCAACTGGCACCGTTATCCCCGGTGTCGCCGCATTGGCATCCGTGGCCTCGACGTCTTCTCCTAGCTCTAGCGCCACTCATCCCGCTGGTAATAGTAACGACACCTCATCAGGGAACGACACATCATCAGAGAAACCGGAGAAATCCGACGACCAGTCAACGAAGCTTGCTATCGGTTTGGGACTCGGTCTCCCATTGGGTATCATTGCAGGCAGTGCGTTGATGTGGGGTGCctgggagagaaagaagtcaGTCTctgcaagaagagaaatggatCAGTTGAAGGCTACGATGTCATACCAGTATGCTCCGGTACCACAAATGCAGGCTGCGCCCCCAGTCGAGATGGGTCATAACGAGTACCGTGTTGCGGAGTTGCCACCTGGGGGCTACAACAAGTGA